A portion of the Caenorhabditis elegans chromosome III genome contains these proteins:
- the C50C3.19 gene encoding FBA_3 domain-containing protein (Confirmed by transcript evidence) — MQYKSHVVCSVCSEPKPSKLPFFHVKLAKGKSFTDMVLQKPWQCMDHLGKSAMIEKKIIADKFNSNFIWFHVDSDEGRCKQMRMKDNQEFIIFGEHCRLVGFLDVKIVPGGNHVIAWIQNGGVWSRVSDHHKKKFWSTSFDMDSLYTMPLFLFERK; from the coding sequence ATGCAGTACAAGAGCCACGTTGTTTGCAGTGTTTGCAGTGAGCCGAAGCCGTcgaaattgccattttttcatGTGAAATTGGCAAAAGGAAAGTCGTTCACCGACATGGTGCTCCAGAAGCCATGGCAATGTATGGACCACTTGGGAAAATCGGCTATGATCGAGAAGAAGATCATAGCCGACAAGTTCAACTCGAACTTCATATGGTTCCATGTTGACTCTGATGAGGGACGTTGCAAACAAATGAGAATGAAGGACAACCAGGAATTCATCATCTTTGGAGAACATTGTCGGCTGGTCGGCTTTCTGGACGTTAAGATAGTACCCGGAGGCAATCACGTGATTGCTTGGATACAGAATGGCGGAGTCTGGAGCCGGGTTTCGGATCATCACAAGAAGAAATTTTGGAGCACGTCATTCGACATGGACTCATTATACACGATGCCTCTGTTCCTATTCGAGCGCAAAtga
- the C50C3.1 gene encoding zinc finger CCCH domain-containing protein (Confirmed by transcript evidence), which translates to MFKIRKRSVPKETLKGILRKSPSKTSKVSQKVGFVDDHGKPIAEYRDFPADEGDEASSSDSHYEKKAPLVINRSGDYQINRMKWVVYSVKNVKKQNDEPSEMRIMEENRLTENNISRAPLFGTFDALDSPNLTTDAIIRARTPVPIITSGSSPDIPQCVSPVQNTYQQIFENNTDTSDEVQDFSIPPPPYPSSFPAPTTPLLALMSQLKQRGIISGEQNNQPLDNVNPMPQQFDRRPSRWTQGSWKVDRICTYYINRPDKCTRGDNCRFKHDDVEREHRQKEIQSSRNQSWHHRTSSHKYSSENSDHRGYRRHRSRSPHARQ; encoded by the exons atgttcaaaattcgaaaacgttCGGTTCCGAAAGAAACATTGAAAGGG atattACGGAAATCCCCATCGAAAACATCAAAAGTATCGCAAAAAGTTGGATTTGTTGATGATCACGGAAAACCAATTGCCGAGTACAGAGATTTTCCAGCGGATGAGGGTGATG aagcatCCAGCTCCGATTCCCACTACGAGAAAAAGGCTCCACTTGTGATAAATAGAAGTGGAGATTATCAAATAAATCGAATGAAGTGGGTTGTTTATTCAGTGAAGAACGTGAAGAAACAAAATGATGAGCCGTCCGAAATGAGAATAATGGAAGAAAATCGGCTGACGGAAAATAATATATCGAGAGCACCACTGTTTGG taccTTTGACGCTCTGGACTCTCCCAATCTAACCACCGACGCAATTATCCGGGCTCGTACGCCTGTTCCGATCATCACTTCTGGATCATCGCCGGACATTCCTCAATGCGTCTCGCCTGTTCAGAATACATATCAGCAGATCTTTGAAAATAACACCGATACTTCGGATGAAGTTCAAGACTTTTCAATTCCACCGCCGCCTTATCCATCCTCATTCCCGGCTCCTACGACACCTCTGTTAGCCTTGATGAGCCAATTGAAACAACGTGGAATAATCTCTGGAGAACAGAATAATCAACCTTTGGATAATGTTAATCCAATG CCGCAACAATTCGATCGTCGCCCATCTCGTTGGACCCAAGGCAGTTGGAAAGTCGACAGAATCTGTACATACTACATAAATCGCCCGGATAAATGTACTCGAGGAGATAATTGCCGATTTAAGCACGATGATGTCGAG agagaaCACCgtcaaaaagaaattcaatccTCAAGAAATCAAAGCTGGCATCATCGTACTTCTTCACACAAatattcatctgaaaattccgaTCATCGCGGTTATCGACGACATCGTTCCAGAAGCCCACATGCCAGACAATAA
- the unc-36 gene encoding Voltage-dependent calcium channel unc-36 (Confirmed by transcript evidence) translates to MRVVHLLVVLATYVSTTSSFNKESIKECAKVLSEHMKETFSKISHETILKQNYEKLVEEEQFDPRAELKKSKHRIEDYLKVRSQFAYKAKISLEARSVRNDSTVNDPQSKSFIRFMSAKQGNDGTTIYESNHLGKRLKVNETKSFNLTQNANFYTLPTSSVSSAVHIPTPLYDRNEDLLRKIDWSDIDAVYRTNREETKDLAFQLFCSEAGYMRYYPAASWFWDNQDEHLDLFDCRNTEWYINSATNSKNVLIMLDMSGSMLGQRYEVAKQTTEAILETLSHNDYFNIMTFSKNTFLLDGCNGTNGLLQATMRNKKALRRKMDTYQSEGKAEYEKALPLAFSVLLDINNGGGDNNRGACENVIMLITDGAPNAYKKIFDMYNADKKVRVFTFLVGDEAIDFNEVREMACNNRGYMVHVANMADVDEKIHHYIRRMSRVVGRHYKESGQLSWWTGVYRERLYLPRPEIFAEPVPITNQSFAVMNKMASRRKIRLQKSEARSRMFVTTVSYPVIVNETFMGVAAVNIPLTEVAQKSHPANIGSKSYFFMLDQNGFVMTHPQLRPIDPFTKYHKQNYNNMDLLELEVGQNQNVRSSQKSQAVSDLVCESGANYAECVDDLRKAVRKMIIDCDNSDVQQLDVLYATELLDRVYPQTNTYYAECINHANFVLGLAVAKGDDYRVVKKQKKYDFGRVKMDWMGDKRWRLHPHWRYCFLNDTDTHMSKEEAFEIYAQQMSDSGKAPLLCEYRRNLVEKLLLDMEATSNLIDSWDTQFNFMKNNLIHLAFFATPSGMIRYYNLTLQDYDYIDPYWSIFEHIGHLLSIEHAQESYNHFITDLNRKSTDDRYYRRAVRMKDTIMFDVSNNSKIWYKSETQLTGYGLNENLTMLGQAFKAIYLDKAVLGVSGFEFAYDHVVDTMAEHGCPASDDRKWCVLLDEHAYVFFSNQNDISYEDYLVGKGKHISQYFGGLNRIAQRAMALLVENKFYTKLTYTDNQAVCKAEKVVTTSGNRLRPFYPIFRFLMQTFNFMVRLASQISGGFLIWLPNIQFTEAYTASFHEGTDVYPCPKQSSFYFSNKDGKNRPGTTHLVNGNRSERPCKMNAKCSVKMEASFVDGTNLVMVWITQDKASENCYDESECSMEISNQVPFGFEEVKNEETCEENEKRKSKANDVCYSIDDDDSENERRPCSTSPTIVSIFQILFGVFLHFCIF, encoded by the exons ATGCGAGTGGTTCATCTGCTCGTCGTGCTCGCCACTTATGTCTCCACAACAAGCAGTTTTAATAAGGAGAG CATAAAAGAATGTGCAAAAGTGTTAAGTGAGCATATGAAAGagacgttttcaaaaatatcacatGAGACgatattaaaacaaaattatgagaaattggTAGAAGAAGAGCAATTTGATCCAAGAGCCGAGTTGAAGAAGAGCAAACATCGAATTGAGGATTATCTCAAAGTTCGGTCACAATTCGCATAT aaagcaAAAATCTCATTGGAAGCTCGATCGGTTCGAAATGATTCAACTGTAAATGATCCACAATCAAAATCATTTATTCGATTCATGTCTGCAAAACAAGGAAACGATGGAACAACTATTTATGAGTCAAATCATCTGGGAAAAAGGCTGAAAGTtaatgaaacaaaaagttttaatttgactcaaaatgcaaatttctACACTCTTCCTACGTCATCAGTGTCTTCGGCTGTTCATATTCCAACACCACTTTATGATAGAA ATGAGGATcttcttcgaaaaattgattggtCCGACATCGACGCAGTTTATCGAACAAATCGTGAAGAAACAAAAGATCTTgcatttcaattattttgttcTGAAGCTGGATATATGCGATATTACCCAGCTGCTTCATGGTTTTGGGACAATCAAGATGAACATTTGGATCTTTTTGATTGTAGAAATACCGAATGGTATATCAATTCTGCgactaattcaaaaaatgttttgattatGTTGGATATGTCTG GTTCCATGCTCGGCCAGCGTTACGAAGTAGCAAAACAAACAACTGAAgcaattttggaaacattatCTCATAATGACTACTTCAATATTATGACT ttttcaaaaaacacgttTCTTTTGGATGGTTGTAATGGTACAAATGGTCTTTTACAAGCAACAATGCGTAATAAAAAAGCACTTCGCCGAAAAATGGACACATATCAAAGTGAAGGAAAAGCTGAATACGAGAAAGCACTTCCGTTAGCCTTCAGTGTTCTTCTTGAC ATCAATAACGGTGGCGGTGATAACAATCGAGGAGCGTGTGAAAATGTAATCATGTTGATTACGGATGGAGCTCCAAATGCTTACAAGAAGATTTTTGATATGTATAACGCTGATAAGAAAGTTCGAGTTTTCACATTTCTTGTTGGAGATGAAGCAATCGATTTTAATGAAGTACGAGAGATGGCATGTAATAATCGAGGTTATATGGTTCATGTTGCAAATATGGCTGATGTTGATGAAAAGATTCATCATTATATTCGGAGAATGTCACGAGTTGTTGGAAGGCATTATAAAGAATCTGGACAATTATCTTGGTGGACTGGAGTTTACAGAGAAAGattg TATCTGCCACGTCCAGAAATCTTTGCTGAACCTGTTCCAATCACCAACCAATCGTTCGCAGTTATGAATAAAATGGCGTCTCGTCGAAAAATTCgtcttcaaaaatcagaagCAAGAAGTCGAATGTTTGTGACAACAGTTTCATATCCAGTTATTGTTAACGAAACATTCATGGGTGTTGCTGCAGTCAATATTCCATTGACAGAAGTTGCACAGAAATCACATCCAGCCAAT atcggatcaaaaagttatttctTCATGCTTGATCAAAATGGTTTTGTAATGACACATCCTCAGCTTCGACCAATTGACCCATTTACAAAATAtcataaacaaaattacaataaTATGGATTTATTAGAACTTGAAGTTGgacaaaatcaaaatgttcgaTCGAGTCAAAAATCACAAGCCGTGTCGGATTTAGTCTGCGAATCCGGGGCGAATTATGCAGAATGTGTGGATGATTTGAGAAAAGCAGttcgaaaaatgataattgaTTGTGATAACAGTGATGTTCAACAATTGGATGTTCTTTATGCAACTGAACTTTTGGATCGAGTATATCCTCAAACAAATACTTATTATGCAGAATGTATCAATCATGCGAATTTTGTATTAGGATTGGCTGTTGCTAAAGGAGATGATTATCGAGTTgtgaaaaagcaaaagaaaTATGATTTTGGAAGAGTTAAAATGGATTGGATGGGTGATAAACGATGGAGATTACATCCTCACTG GCGTTACTGTTTCCTGAACGATACGGACACCCATATGTCAAAAGAAGAAGCTTTTGAAATCTACGCTCAACAAATGTCAGATTCAGGAAAAGCTCCACTTTTATGTGAATATCGTCGAAATTTAGTTGAAAAGCTATTGCTAGATATGGAAGCAACGAGTAATTTGATTGATAGTTGGGATACGCAAtttaatttcatgaaaaa TAATTTGATTCATCTTGCATTCTTTGCTACTCCATCTGGAATGATTCGATATTATAATTTGACACTTCAAGACTACGATTATATTGATCCATattggagcatttttgagcaCATTGGACATTTACTTTCAATTGAACATGCTCAAGAATCATACAATCACTTTATCACAGATTTAAATCGTAAATCAACAGACGATAGGTACTATAGACGAGCTGTTCGTATGAAAGATACAATTATGTTTGATGTTTCAAATAACTCAAAGATTTGGTATAAATCAGAAACTCAATTAACTGGATATGGATTAAATGAGAATTTGACAATGTTGGGACAAGCATTCAAAGCGATTTATCTTGATAAAGCAGTGTTAGGAGTATCTGGATTTGAATTTGCATATGATCATGTTGTTGATACAATGGCAGAACATGGATGCCCAGCTTCTGATGATCGGAAATGGTGTGTACTACTTGATGAACATGCCTACGTCTTCTTCAGTAATCAAAATGATATTTCCTATGAAGATTATCTTGTTGGAAAAGGAAAACATATTAGTCAATATTTTGGAGGACTCAATCGAATTGCTCAGCGAGCAATGGCgttgttagttgaaaataagttttacaCAAAACTTACGTATACTGATAACCAAGCGGTTTGTAAAGCGGAAAAGGTTGTCACTACATCTGGAAACAGATTAAGG ccttTCTATCCGATTTTCCGATTCTTGATGCAAACTTTCAACTTTATGGTTCGATTAGCAAGTCAGATATCAGGCGGATTTTTAATATGGCTTCCAAATATTCAATTCACGGAAG cctACACCGCGTCTTTTCATGAGGGAACAGATGTTTATCCGTGTCCAAAACAAtcgtcattttatttttcgaataaagaCGGAAAGAATCGGCCTGGAACGACACATCTTGTTAATGGTAATCGTTCTGAGAGGCCGTGCAAAATGAATGCTAAGTGTTCtgt caaaatgGAAGCCTCATTTGTTGATGGAACAAATCTTGTAATGGTATGGATTACACAGGATAAAGCCAGTGAGAATTGTTACGATGAATCAGAATGTTCAATGGAGATTTCAAATCAAGTACCATTCGGGTTTGAAGAggttaaaaatgaagaaacatgcgaagaaaatgaaaaaagaaaatctaaaGCGAATGATGTTTGTTATTCAATTGATGACGATGATTCTgag AACGAGCGCCGTCCTTGCTCAACGAGCCCCACAATCgtgtcaattttccaaattcttttcggtgttttccttcatttttgcatattttaa
- the unc-36 gene encoding Voltage-dependent calcium channel unc-36 (Confirmed by transcript evidence), which translates to MRVVHLLVVLATYVSTTSSFNKESIKECAKVLSEHMKETFSKISHETILKQNYEKLVEEEQFDPRAELKKSKHRIEDYLKVRSQFAYKAKISLEARSVRNDSTVNDPQSKSFIRFMSAKQGNDGTTIYESNHLGKRLKVNETKSFNLTQNANFYTLPTSSVSSAVHIPTPLYDRNEDLLRKIDWSDIDAVYRTNREETKDLAFQLFCSEAGYMRYYPAASWFWDNQDEHLDLFDCRNTEWYINSATNSKNVLIMLDMSGSMLGQRYEVAKQTTEAILETLSHNDYFNIMTFSKNTFLLDGCNGTNGLLQATMRNKKALRRKMDTYQSEGKAEYEKALPLAFSVLLDLKGSYALYTKEEMSMMSANATNEYQFHLELPEHVLAATKQYIDSINNGGGDNNRGACENVIMLITDGAPNAYKKIFDMYNADKKVRVFTFLVGDEAIDFNEVREMACNNRGYMVHVANMADVDEKIHHYIRRMSRVVGRHYKESGQLSWWTGVYRERLYLPRPEIFAEPVPITNQSFAVMNKMASRRKIRLQKSEARSRMFVTTVSYPVIVNETFMGVAAVNIPLTEVAQKSHPANIGSKSYFFMLDQNGFVMTHPQLRPIDPFTKYHKQNYNNMDLLELEVGQNQNVRSSQKSQAVSDLVCESGANYAECVDDLRKAVRKMIIDCDNSDVQQLDVLYATELLDRVYPQTNTYYAECINHANFVLGLAVAKGDDYRVVKKQKKYDFGRVKMDWMGDKRWRLHPHWRYCFLNDTDTHMSKEEAFEIYAQQMSDSGKAPLLCEYRRNLVEKLLLDMEATSNLIDSWDTQFNFMKNNLIHLAFFATPSGMIRYYNLTLQDYDYIDPYWSIFEHIGHLLSIEHAQESYNHFITDLNRKSTDDRYYRRAVRMKDTIMFDVSNNSKIWYKSETQLTGYGLNENLTMLGQAFKAIYLDKAVLGVSGFEFAYDHVVDTMAEHGCPASDDRKWCVLLDEHAYVFFSNQNDISYEDYLVGKGKHISQYFGGLNRIAQRAMALLVENKFYTKLTYTDNQAVCKAEKVVTTSGNRLRPFYPIFRFLMQTFNFMVRLASQISGGFLIWLPNIQFTEAYTASFHEGTDVYPCPKQSSFYFSNKDGKNRPGTTHLVNGNRSERPCKMNAKCSVKMEASFVDGTNLVMVWITQDKASENCYDESECSMEISNQVPFGFEEVKNEETCEENEKRKSKANDVCYSIDDDDSENERRPCSTSPTIVSIFQILFGVFLHFCIF; encoded by the exons ATGCGAGTGGTTCATCTGCTCGTCGTGCTCGCCACTTATGTCTCCACAACAAGCAGTTTTAATAAGGAGAG CATAAAAGAATGTGCAAAAGTGTTAAGTGAGCATATGAAAGagacgttttcaaaaatatcacatGAGACgatattaaaacaaaattatgagaaattggTAGAAGAAGAGCAATTTGATCCAAGAGCCGAGTTGAAGAAGAGCAAACATCGAATTGAGGATTATCTCAAAGTTCGGTCACAATTCGCATAT aaagcaAAAATCTCATTGGAAGCTCGATCGGTTCGAAATGATTCAACTGTAAATGATCCACAATCAAAATCATTTATTCGATTCATGTCTGCAAAACAAGGAAACGATGGAACAACTATTTATGAGTCAAATCATCTGGGAAAAAGGCTGAAAGTtaatgaaacaaaaagttttaatttgactcaaaatgcaaatttctACACTCTTCCTACGTCATCAGTGTCTTCGGCTGTTCATATTCCAACACCACTTTATGATAGAA ATGAGGATcttcttcgaaaaattgattggtCCGACATCGACGCAGTTTATCGAACAAATCGTGAAGAAACAAAAGATCTTgcatttcaattattttgttcTGAAGCTGGATATATGCGATATTACCCAGCTGCTTCATGGTTTTGGGACAATCAAGATGAACATTTGGATCTTTTTGATTGTAGAAATACCGAATGGTATATCAATTCTGCgactaattcaaaaaatgttttgattatGTTGGATATGTCTG GTTCCATGCTCGGCCAGCGTTACGAAGTAGCAAAACAAACAACTGAAgcaattttggaaacattatCTCATAATGACTACTTCAATATTATGACT ttttcaaaaaacacgttTCTTTTGGATGGTTGTAATGGTACAAATGGTCTTTTACAAGCAACAATGCGTAATAAAAAAGCACTTCGCCGAAAAATGGACACATATCAAAGTGAAGGAAAAGCTGAATACGAGAAAGCACTTCCGTTAGCCTTCAGTGTTCTTCTTGAC TTAAAAGGATCATATGCTCTATACACAAAAGAAGAAATGTCAATGATGTCAGCGAATGCAACGAACGAATATCAATTTCATTTGGAACTTCCTGAGCACGTATTAGCTGCCACAAAGCAATATATTGATTCT ATCAATAACGGTGGCGGTGATAACAATCGAGGAGCGTGTGAAAATGTAATCATGTTGATTACGGATGGAGCTCCAAATGCTTACAAGAAGATTTTTGATATGTATAACGCTGATAAGAAAGTTCGAGTTTTCACATTTCTTGTTGGAGATGAAGCAATCGATTTTAATGAAGTACGAGAGATGGCATGTAATAATCGAGGTTATATGGTTCATGTTGCAAATATGGCTGATGTTGATGAAAAGATTCATCATTATATTCGGAGAATGTCACGAGTTGTTGGAAGGCATTATAAAGAATCTGGACAATTATCTTGGTGGACTGGAGTTTACAGAGAAAGattg TATCTGCCACGTCCAGAAATCTTTGCTGAACCTGTTCCAATCACCAACCAATCGTTCGCAGTTATGAATAAAATGGCGTCTCGTCGAAAAATTCgtcttcaaaaatcagaagCAAGAAGTCGAATGTTTGTGACAACAGTTTCATATCCAGTTATTGTTAACGAAACATTCATGGGTGTTGCTGCAGTCAATATTCCATTGACAGAAGTTGCACAGAAATCACATCCAGCCAAT atcggatcaaaaagttatttctTCATGCTTGATCAAAATGGTTTTGTAATGACACATCCTCAGCTTCGACCAATTGACCCATTTACAAAATAtcataaacaaaattacaataaTATGGATTTATTAGAACTTGAAGTTGgacaaaatcaaaatgttcgaTCGAGTCAAAAATCACAAGCCGTGTCGGATTTAGTCTGCGAATCCGGGGCGAATTATGCAGAATGTGTGGATGATTTGAGAAAAGCAGttcgaaaaatgataattgaTTGTGATAACAGTGATGTTCAACAATTGGATGTTCTTTATGCAACTGAACTTTTGGATCGAGTATATCCTCAAACAAATACTTATTATGCAGAATGTATCAATCATGCGAATTTTGTATTAGGATTGGCTGTTGCTAAAGGAGATGATTATCGAGTTgtgaaaaagcaaaagaaaTATGATTTTGGAAGAGTTAAAATGGATTGGATGGGTGATAAACGATGGAGATTACATCCTCACTG GCGTTACTGTTTCCTGAACGATACGGACACCCATATGTCAAAAGAAGAAGCTTTTGAAATCTACGCTCAACAAATGTCAGATTCAGGAAAAGCTCCACTTTTATGTGAATATCGTCGAAATTTAGTTGAAAAGCTATTGCTAGATATGGAAGCAACGAGTAATTTGATTGATAGTTGGGATACGCAAtttaatttcatgaaaaa TAATTTGATTCATCTTGCATTCTTTGCTACTCCATCTGGAATGATTCGATATTATAATTTGACACTTCAAGACTACGATTATATTGATCCATattggagcatttttgagcaCATTGGACATTTACTTTCAATTGAACATGCTCAAGAATCATACAATCACTTTATCACAGATTTAAATCGTAAATCAACAGACGATAGGTACTATAGACGAGCTGTTCGTATGAAAGATACAATTATGTTTGATGTTTCAAATAACTCAAAGATTTGGTATAAATCAGAAACTCAATTAACTGGATATGGATTAAATGAGAATTTGACAATGTTGGGACAAGCATTCAAAGCGATTTATCTTGATAAAGCAGTGTTAGGAGTATCTGGATTTGAATTTGCATATGATCATGTTGTTGATACAATGGCAGAACATGGATGCCCAGCTTCTGATGATCGGAAATGGTGTGTACTACTTGATGAACATGCCTACGTCTTCTTCAGTAATCAAAATGATATTTCCTATGAAGATTATCTTGTTGGAAAAGGAAAACATATTAGTCAATATTTTGGAGGACTCAATCGAATTGCTCAGCGAGCAATGGCgttgttagttgaaaataagttttacaCAAAACTTACGTATACTGATAACCAAGCGGTTTGTAAAGCGGAAAAGGTTGTCACTACATCTGGAAACAGATTAAGG ccttTCTATCCGATTTTCCGATTCTTGATGCAAACTTTCAACTTTATGGTTCGATTAGCAAGTCAGATATCAGGCGGATTTTTAATATGGCTTCCAAATATTCAATTCACGGAAG cctACACCGCGTCTTTTCATGAGGGAACAGATGTTTATCCGTGTCCAAAACAAtcgtcattttatttttcgaataaagaCGGAAAGAATCGGCCTGGAACGACACATCTTGTTAATGGTAATCGTTCTGAGAGGCCGTGCAAAATGAATGCTAAGTGTTCtgt caaaatgGAAGCCTCATTTGTTGATGGAACAAATCTTGTAATGGTATGGATTACACAGGATAAAGCCAGTGAGAATTGTTACGATGAATCAGAATGTTCAATGGAGATTTCAAATCAAGTACCATTCGGGTTTGAAGAggttaaaaatgaagaaacatgcgaagaaaatgaaaaaagaaaatctaaaGCGAATGATGTTTGTTATTCAATTGATGACGATGATTCTgag AACGAGCGCCGTCCTTGCTCAACGAGCCCCACAATCgtgtcaattttccaaattcttttcggtgttttccttcatttttgcatattttaa
- the unc-36 gene encoding Voltage-dependent calcium channel unc-36 (Confirmed by transcript evidence) — protein MEASFVDGTNLVMVWITQDKASENCYDESECSMEISNQVPFGFEEVKNEETCEENEKRKSKANDVCYSIDDDDSENERRPCSTSPTIVSIFQILFGVFLHFCIF, from the exons atgGAAGCCTCATTTGTTGATGGAACAAATCTTGTAATGGTATGGATTACACAGGATAAAGCCAGTGAGAATTGTTACGATGAATCAGAATGTTCAATGGAGATTTCAAATCAAGTACCATTCGGGTTTGAAGAggttaaaaatgaagaaacatgcgaagaaaatgaaaaaagaaaatctaaaGCGAATGATGTTTGTTATTCAATTGATGACGATGATTCTgag AACGAGCGCCGTCCTTGCTCAACGAGCCCCACAATCgtgtcaattttccaaattcttttcggtgttttccttcatttttgcatattttaa
- the snb-5 gene encoding Synaptobrevin-like protein 5 (Confirmed by transcript evidence) yields MNHQPPPVSRIGWDDQKIMRTRRELDSVKAIMKENVQKIMERQGKLDDLVERAQRLEEASDVYVKCAVKIKREMSWKANSLRYGIIAVSSVSAFAGLAYSFL; encoded by the exons ATGAATCATCAACCACCACCAGTGAGCCGTATCGGTTGGGACGATCAAAAGATTATGAGAACAAGAAGAGAACTGGATTCG GTGAAGGCCATTATGAAGgagaatgtgcaaaaaatcatGGAGAGACAGGGAAAACTTGATGATCTTGTTGAAAGAGCTC agaggCTCGAGGAGGCATCGGATGTGTACGTCAAATGCGCCGTCAAG ataaaacgAGAGATGAGCTGGAAGGCCAATTCTCTTCGCTACGGGATCATTGCTGTGTCAAGTGTCTCCGCATTTGCAGGACTTGCCTATTCGTTCCTATAA